The Nonomuraea gerenzanensis genome contains a region encoding:
- a CDS encoding ParA family protein, producing MSLTVALINLKPGTGKTTSAVWLAHAFYELGRPVLLVDADPAASALEWSDLADGFPFRIIGMPSKELHRRVPEVAKPGEIVVIDAPQMEDHKGIARSVLRLADELVIPVAPHGIEINRMAPVADEIDDIQPVRATPARVSVLLNRINRSSTTHVETREDLTEDGWHVLTATVPFVNRYSQSFGLPVKARATEFEALAEELLKRGEG from the coding sequence ATGTCACTCACCGTCGCCCTGATCAACCTCAAGCCTGGCACCGGCAAGACCACCTCGGCGGTCTGGCTGGCTCACGCCTTTTACGAACTGGGCCGCCCCGTCCTCCTGGTCGACGCCGACCCGGCCGCCTCGGCATTGGAGTGGAGCGATCTTGCCGATGGCTTCCCGTTCCGGATCATCGGCATGCCCTCCAAGGAACTACACCGCCGCGTGCCAGAGGTCGCCAAACCCGGCGAGATCGTCGTCATCGACGCCCCGCAGATGGAAGATCACAAGGGCATCGCTCGGTCCGTCCTGCGTCTTGCCGATGAGCTGGTCATCCCGGTCGCCCCGCACGGCATCGAGATCAACCGCATGGCGCCGGTCGCCGACGAGATCGATGACATCCAGCCGGTCCGGGCCACACCTGCCCGTGTGTCCGTACTCCTCAACCGGATCAACCGGTCATCGACGACTCACGTGGAGACCCGCGAGGACCTCACCGAAGATGGCTGGCACGTGCTGACCGCGACCGTGCCGTTCGTCAACCGCTACTCGCAGTCGTTCGGCTTGCCGGTCAAGGCACGAGCAACCGAGTTCGAGGCGCTCGCCGAGGAGCTGCTCAAGCGTGGGGAAGGGTGA